The following are from one region of the Vicia villosa cultivar HV-30 ecotype Madison, WI unplaced genomic scaffold, Vvil1.0 ctg.000052F_1_1, whole genome shotgun sequence genome:
- the LOC131623115 gene encoding uncharacterized protein LOC131623115: MPVEKEDVDNVVGIGRMTRSGRIFNPPQNTRDDNAEALAQAKGKRVVEDTVDQGQSSNSEDTVAKEMEEFLKNIKKSEYKVVDQLNQAQSKISILQLLLCSETHRNALLRLLSTAFVPPEISVNQLEGVVSNINAGNGLGFTDADLPPEGRNHNRALHISVECKGTMLSRVLVDNGSSLNVLPKSSLMRLDYSGVQIRSSELTVRAFDGSKRSVFGEVDLLIMIGPQLFTITFIVMDIHPSYSCLLGRPWIHAAGAVTSTLHQKLKFATQGKIVTICGEEEHVVSHLASFRYIDVEGEVHETPCQAFEAVQTIKIPYVENKKLEAPMSSLKEAKAVVESGHPEGWGRVLDLPIKLDKCGIGYQVGQSSSNEVPKKSGTFVPIKFSSVGIVKDHVCAADDDMDSDYDIEEWIKPRVPGQKLLNWSSEDIISIAFDQE; encoded by the coding sequence ATGCCGGTTGAGAAAGAAGATGTGGATAATGTTGTTGGCATTGGGAGAATGACAAGAAGTGGTCGTATTTTCAATCCTCCCCAGAATACTCGCGATGACAATGCAGAAGCTCTAGCTCAAGCAAAAGGGAAAAGAGTGGTAGAAGATACAGTGGATCAGGGGCAAAGCTCTAACTCTGAAGACACTGTGGccaaagagatggaagagttcctcaagaacatcaagaaaagtGAGTATAAAGTGGTTGACCAACTGAATCAAGCTCAATCAAAGATTTCGATCTTGCAGTTGCTCTTGTGTTCGGAAACACATCGAAATGCTTTGCTAAGACTCTTAAGTACTGCTTTCGTCCCTCCAGAGATCTCAGTGAATCAACTTGAAGGGGTGGTGTCAAACATTAATGCTGGTAATGGATTGGGGTTCACTGATGCTGATCTGCCTCCTGAAGGTAGAAACCACAATAGAGCTTTACATATATCGGTGGAGTGTAAAGGGACTATGTTATCACGCGTTCTCGTGGATAATGGATCTTCTTTGAATGTATTACCGAAGTCGTCTTTGATGAGGCTAGATTATTCTGGTGTTCAGATAAGGTCGAGTGAATTGACGGTGAGAGCCTTTGATGGATCAAAGAGATCAGTATTTGGGGAGGTTGACTTGCTGATAATGATAGGTCCTCAGCTCTTCACTATTACTTTCATTGTGATGGATATCCACCCGTCTTACAGTTGTCTCCTGGGACGtccatggatccatgctgctggggccgtgACTTCCACATTGCATCAGAAACTCAAATTCGCAACTCAAGGAAAGATAGTCACAATATGTGGGGAGGAAGAACACGTGGTAAGCCATCTTGCGTCCTTCAGGTATATTGATGTGGAAGGAGAGGTCCACGAGACGCCTTGCCAAGCCTTTGAGGCTGTCCAGACCATCAAGATCCCTTATGTTGAAAATAAGAAGTTGGAGGCTCCCATGTCTTCACTAAAGGAAGCTAAAGCTGTGGTTGAATCTGGTCATCCTGAAGGATGGGGCCGAGTCTTGGATTTACCGATCAAGCTGGATAAATGTGGGATTGGTTATCAAGTGGGTCAGAGTTCATCAAATGAGGTCCCCAAGAAGTCTGGAACCTTCGTTCCGATCAAGTTCTCTAGTGTTGGCATCGTCAAAGATCATGTCTGTGCTGCTGATGACGATATGGATAGCGATTATGACATTGAAGAATGGATCAAGCCGCGTGTCCCAGGACAGAAGCTTCTCAACTGGTCGTCCGAGGACATCATCTCAATTGCTTTTGATCAAGAGTAa